One window of Medicago truncatula cultivar Jemalong A17 chromosome 2, MtrunA17r5.0-ANR, whole genome shotgun sequence genomic DNA carries:
- the LOC11425130 gene encoding BRASSINOSTEROID INSENSITIVE 1-associated receptor kinase 1 isoform X1 has translation MITVSYDEVVTGEPEPTLASLVIYHDIVNVDYIKHGESDTLIALKSNLNDPNSVFQSWNATNVNPCEWFHVTCNDDKSVILIDLENANLSGTLISKFGDLSNLQYLELSSNNITGKIPEELGNLTNLVSLDLYLNHLSGTILNTLGNLHKLCFLRLNNNSLTGVIPISLSNVATLQVLDLSNNNLEGDIPVNGSFLLFTSSSYQNNPRLKQPKIIHAPLSPASSASSGNSNTGAIAGGVAAGAALLFAAPAIALVYWQKRKQWGHFFDVPAEEDLEHLVQITRFSLRERLVETDNFSNENVLGRGRFGKVYKGHLTDGTPVAIRRLKEERVAGGKLQFQTEVELISMAVHHNLLRLRDFCMTPTERLLVYPYMANGSVSCLRERNGSQPPLEWPMRKNIALGSARGIAYLHYSCDPKIIHRDVKAANILLDEEFEAIVGDFGYAMLMDYKDTHDTTAVFGTIGHIAPEYLLTGRSSEKTDVFAYGVMLLELITGPRASDLARLADDDVILLDWVKGLLKEKKFETLVDAELKGNYDDDEVEQLIQVALLCTQGSPMERPKMSEVVRMLEGDGLAEKWMQWQKEEKY, from the exons ATGATCACAGTATCTTATGATGAGGTTGTCACAGGTGAGCCTGAACCCACTCTAGCTAGCTTGGTTATATACCATGATATCGTGAATGTGGACTATATAAAACATGGAGAGA GTGATACCCTTATTGCATTGAAGAGCAACTTAAATGATCCTAACAGTGTTTTTCAAAGTTGGAATGCTACCAATGTCAATCCCTGCGAGTGGTTTCATGTTACATGCAATGATGATAAAAGTGTGATCCTTAT TGATCTTGAAAATGCAAACCTTTCTGGTACCCTGATTTCAAAATTTGGTGATCTTTCAAATTTGCAGTACTT GGAGCTTTCTAGTAATAATATAACAGGAAAAATCCCAGAAGAGTTAGGAAATTTGACAAACTTAGTGAGCTTGGATCTTTACTTGAACCATTTAAGCGGTACCATACTGAATACATTGGGCAACCTTCACAAACTATGTTTCCT GCGTCTCAACAATAACAGCTTGACTGGAGTCATTCCCATTTCTTTGTCAAATGTTGCTACGCTGCAAGTTCT CGATCTCTCAAACAACAATCTAGAAGGGGATATCCCAGTGAATggttcatttttattatttacctCTTCCAG TTATCAAAATAATCCTCGTTTGAAACAACCAAAAATCATTCATGCACCACTTTCTCCagcatcatcagcttcttcag GTAACAGTAATACTGGAGCTATTGCTGGAGGAGTTGCTGCAGGTGCTGCTCTGTTGTTCGCAGCTCCAGCAATTGCACTTGTTTATtggcaaaaaagaaaacaatgggGTCATTTCTTTGACGTTCCTG CTGAGGAGGATCTTGAACACCTTGTTCAGATTACAAGGTTTTCTCTACGTGAACGGCTAGTAGAAACAGATAACTTCAGTAACGAAAACGTTCTAGGTAGAGGTAGATTTGGAAAGGTTTACAAAGGTCACTTAACTGATGGCACTCCTGTAGCAATACGAAGACTTAAAGAGGAACGCGTCGCGGGTGGAAAGCTGCAGTTTCAAACTGAAGTTGAATTGATCAGCATGGCTGTGCATCATAATTTGCTTCGCCTTCGTGATTTTTGCATGACACCTACTGAACGCTTGCTTGTGTATCCTTACATGGCTAATGGAAGTGTATCGTGTTTACGAG AACGTAATGGCTCTCAACCTCCGCTTGAGTGGCCAATGCGGAAAAATATTGCGTTGGGATCTGCcagggggattgcttacttgcATTATAGTTGTGACCCTAAGATTATTCACCGTGATGTGAAAGCTGCAAATATATTGTTGGATGAGGAATTTGAAGCAATTGTTGGAGATTTTGGTTATGCAATGCTTATGGATTACAAAGATACCCATGATACTACTGCTGTCTTTGGTACGATTGGGCATATAGCACCTGAATATCTCTTAACTGGAAGGTCTTCAGAAAAGACCGATGTTTTTGCATATGGTGTGATGCTTCTTGAACTAATAACTGGACCGAGGGCTTCTGATCTAGCACGTCTTGCTGATGATGATGTGATATTGCTTGATTGG GTTAAAGGACTTCTTAAAGAGAAGAAGTTCGAAACACTGGTAGATGCAGAGTTAAAGGgaaattatgatgatgatgaggtaGAGCAGTTAATCCAAGTTGCTTTACTATGCACACAAGGGTCCCCTATGGAAAGACCTAAGATGTCTGAGGTGGTGAGAATGCTAGAAGGCGATGGTTTGGCCGAAAAATGGATGCAATGGCAGAAAGAAGAGAAGTACTGA
- the LOC11425130 gene encoding BRASSINOSTEROID INSENSITIVE 1-associated receptor kinase 1 isoform X3 — translation MITVSYDEVVTGEPEPTLASLVIYHDIVNVDYIKHGESDTLIALKSNLNDPNSVFQSWNATNVNPCEWFHVTCNDDKSVILMELSSNNITGKIPEELGNLTNLVSLDLYLNHLSGTILNTLGNLHKLCFLRLNNNSLTGVIPISLSNVATLQVLDLSNNNLEGDIPVNGSFLLFTSSSYQNNPRLKQPKIIHAPLSPASSASSGNSNTGAIAGGVAAGAALLFAAPAIALVYWQKRKQWGHFFDVPAEEDLEHLVQITRFSLRERLVETDNFSNENVLGRGRFGKVYKGHLTDGTPVAIRRLKEERVAGGKLQFQTEVELISMAVHHNLLRLRDFCMTPTERLLVYPYMANGSVSCLRERNGSQPPLEWPMRKNIALGSARGIAYLHYSCDPKIIHRDVKAANILLDEEFEAIVGDFGYAMLMDYKDTHDTTAVFGTIGHIAPEYLLTGRSSEKTDVFAYGVMLLELITGPRASDLARLADDDVILLDWVKGLLKEKKFETLVDAELKGNYDDDEVEQLIQVALLCTQGSPMERPKMSEVVRMLEGDGLAEKWMQWQKEEKY, via the exons ATGATCACAGTATCTTATGATGAGGTTGTCACAGGTGAGCCTGAACCCACTCTAGCTAGCTTGGTTATATACCATGATATCGTGAATGTGGACTATATAAAACATGGAGAGA GTGATACCCTTATTGCATTGAAGAGCAACTTAAATGATCCTAACAGTGTTTTTCAAAGTTGGAATGCTACCAATGTCAATCCCTGCGAGTGGTTTCATGTTACATGCAATGATGATAAAAGTGTGATCCTTAT GGAGCTTTCTAGTAATAATATAACAGGAAAAATCCCAGAAGAGTTAGGAAATTTGACAAACTTAGTGAGCTTGGATCTTTACTTGAACCATTTAAGCGGTACCATACTGAATACATTGGGCAACCTTCACAAACTATGTTTCCT GCGTCTCAACAATAACAGCTTGACTGGAGTCATTCCCATTTCTTTGTCAAATGTTGCTACGCTGCAAGTTCT CGATCTCTCAAACAACAATCTAGAAGGGGATATCCCAGTGAATggttcatttttattatttacctCTTCCAG TTATCAAAATAATCCTCGTTTGAAACAACCAAAAATCATTCATGCACCACTTTCTCCagcatcatcagcttcttcag GTAACAGTAATACTGGAGCTATTGCTGGAGGAGTTGCTGCAGGTGCTGCTCTGTTGTTCGCAGCTCCAGCAATTGCACTTGTTTATtggcaaaaaagaaaacaatgggGTCATTTCTTTGACGTTCCTG CTGAGGAGGATCTTGAACACCTTGTTCAGATTACAAGGTTTTCTCTACGTGAACGGCTAGTAGAAACAGATAACTTCAGTAACGAAAACGTTCTAGGTAGAGGTAGATTTGGAAAGGTTTACAAAGGTCACTTAACTGATGGCACTCCTGTAGCAATACGAAGACTTAAAGAGGAACGCGTCGCGGGTGGAAAGCTGCAGTTTCAAACTGAAGTTGAATTGATCAGCATGGCTGTGCATCATAATTTGCTTCGCCTTCGTGATTTTTGCATGACACCTACTGAACGCTTGCTTGTGTATCCTTACATGGCTAATGGAAGTGTATCGTGTTTACGAG AACGTAATGGCTCTCAACCTCCGCTTGAGTGGCCAATGCGGAAAAATATTGCGTTGGGATCTGCcagggggattgcttacttgcATTATAGTTGTGACCCTAAGATTATTCACCGTGATGTGAAAGCTGCAAATATATTGTTGGATGAGGAATTTGAAGCAATTGTTGGAGATTTTGGTTATGCAATGCTTATGGATTACAAAGATACCCATGATACTACTGCTGTCTTTGGTACGATTGGGCATATAGCACCTGAATATCTCTTAACTGGAAGGTCTTCAGAAAAGACCGATGTTTTTGCATATGGTGTGATGCTTCTTGAACTAATAACTGGACCGAGGGCTTCTGATCTAGCACGTCTTGCTGATGATGATGTGATATTGCTTGATTGG GTTAAAGGACTTCTTAAAGAGAAGAAGTTCGAAACACTGGTAGATGCAGAGTTAAAGGgaaattatgatgatgatgaggtaGAGCAGTTAATCCAAGTTGCTTTACTATGCACACAAGGGTCCCCTATGGAAAGACCTAAGATGTCTGAGGTGGTGAGAATGCTAGAAGGCGATGGTTTGGCCGAAAAATGGATGCAATGGCAGAAAGAAGAGAAGTACTGA
- the LOC11425130 gene encoding BRASSINOSTEROID INSENSITIVE 1-associated receptor kinase 1 isoform X2: MERVSSASKVSFLFWAILVLHLLLNASSNVESDTLIALKSNLNDPNSVFQSWNATNVNPCEWFHVTCNDDKSVILIDLENANLSGTLISKFGDLSNLQYLELSSNNITGKIPEELGNLTNLVSLDLYLNHLSGTILNTLGNLHKLCFLRLNNNSLTGVIPISLSNVATLQVLDLSNNNLEGDIPVNGSFLLFTSSSYQNNPRLKQPKIIHAPLSPASSASSGNSNTGAIAGGVAAGAALLFAAPAIALVYWQKRKQWGHFFDVPAEEDLEHLVQITRFSLRERLVETDNFSNENVLGRGRFGKVYKGHLTDGTPVAIRRLKEERVAGGKLQFQTEVELISMAVHHNLLRLRDFCMTPTERLLVYPYMANGSVSCLRERNGSQPPLEWPMRKNIALGSARGIAYLHYSCDPKIIHRDVKAANILLDEEFEAIVGDFGYAMLMDYKDTHDTTAVFGTIGHIAPEYLLTGRSSEKTDVFAYGVMLLELITGPRASDLARLADDDVILLDWVKGLLKEKKFETLVDAELKGNYDDDEVEQLIQVALLCTQGSPMERPKMSEVVRMLEGDGLAEKWMQWQKEEKY; encoded by the exons ATGGAGAGAGTAAGTTCAGCTTCTAAAGTCTCCTTTCTTTTTTGGGCTATTTTGGTGCTTCATTTGCTCCTTAATGCTTCTTCAAATGTGGAAA GTGATACCCTTATTGCATTGAAGAGCAACTTAAATGATCCTAACAGTGTTTTTCAAAGTTGGAATGCTACCAATGTCAATCCCTGCGAGTGGTTTCATGTTACATGCAATGATGATAAAAGTGTGATCCTTAT TGATCTTGAAAATGCAAACCTTTCTGGTACCCTGATTTCAAAATTTGGTGATCTTTCAAATTTGCAGTACTT GGAGCTTTCTAGTAATAATATAACAGGAAAAATCCCAGAAGAGTTAGGAAATTTGACAAACTTAGTGAGCTTGGATCTTTACTTGAACCATTTAAGCGGTACCATACTGAATACATTGGGCAACCTTCACAAACTATGTTTCCT GCGTCTCAACAATAACAGCTTGACTGGAGTCATTCCCATTTCTTTGTCAAATGTTGCTACGCTGCAAGTTCT CGATCTCTCAAACAACAATCTAGAAGGGGATATCCCAGTGAATggttcatttttattatttacctCTTCCAG TTATCAAAATAATCCTCGTTTGAAACAACCAAAAATCATTCATGCACCACTTTCTCCagcatcatcagcttcttcag GTAACAGTAATACTGGAGCTATTGCTGGAGGAGTTGCTGCAGGTGCTGCTCTGTTGTTCGCAGCTCCAGCAATTGCACTTGTTTATtggcaaaaaagaaaacaatgggGTCATTTCTTTGACGTTCCTG CTGAGGAGGATCTTGAACACCTTGTTCAGATTACAAGGTTTTCTCTACGTGAACGGCTAGTAGAAACAGATAACTTCAGTAACGAAAACGTTCTAGGTAGAGGTAGATTTGGAAAGGTTTACAAAGGTCACTTAACTGATGGCACTCCTGTAGCAATACGAAGACTTAAAGAGGAACGCGTCGCGGGTGGAAAGCTGCAGTTTCAAACTGAAGTTGAATTGATCAGCATGGCTGTGCATCATAATTTGCTTCGCCTTCGTGATTTTTGCATGACACCTACTGAACGCTTGCTTGTGTATCCTTACATGGCTAATGGAAGTGTATCGTGTTTACGAG AACGTAATGGCTCTCAACCTCCGCTTGAGTGGCCAATGCGGAAAAATATTGCGTTGGGATCTGCcagggggattgcttacttgcATTATAGTTGTGACCCTAAGATTATTCACCGTGATGTGAAAGCTGCAAATATATTGTTGGATGAGGAATTTGAAGCAATTGTTGGAGATTTTGGTTATGCAATGCTTATGGATTACAAAGATACCCATGATACTACTGCTGTCTTTGGTACGATTGGGCATATAGCACCTGAATATCTCTTAACTGGAAGGTCTTCAGAAAAGACCGATGTTTTTGCATATGGTGTGATGCTTCTTGAACTAATAACTGGACCGAGGGCTTCTGATCTAGCACGTCTTGCTGATGATGATGTGATATTGCTTGATTGG GTTAAAGGACTTCTTAAAGAGAAGAAGTTCGAAACACTGGTAGATGCAGAGTTAAAGGgaaattatgatgatgatgaggtaGAGCAGTTAATCCAAGTTGCTTTACTATGCACACAAGGGTCCCCTATGGAAAGACCTAAGATGTCTGAGGTGGTGAGAATGCTAGAAGGCGATGGTTTGGCCGAAAAATGGATGCAATGGCAGAAAGAAGAGAAGTACTGA